In Deinococcus cellulosilyticus NBRC 106333 = KACC 11606, a single window of DNA contains:
- a CDS encoding QcrA and Rieske domain-containing protein: MKDDWNNEKAQPHWKTDFSVDWDQTSYITRREFTRFLTLSSAALGVGTTLIAVAGMGKRPQEHHVRKELGSVDQIKHGSQMAFKYPDDGLPALLVRHEDGSFSAFSQKCPHLGCHVFYEEHSKKLECPCHEGFFDAKTGEVLAGPPQRGLSRIDLEVQDGKIYAIGGGGE; this comes from the coding sequence GTGAAAGACGACTGGAACAACGAAAAAGCCCAACCCCACTGGAAGACCGATTTCTCGGTGGACTGGGACCAGACCAGTTACATCACCAGACGTGAATTCACCCGATTCCTCACCTTGTCCAGTGCGGCACTGGGAGTGGGAACCACCCTGATTGCTGTGGCCGGGATGGGAAAGCGCCCCCAGGAGCACCATGTCCGCAAGGAACTTGGGTCGGTGGACCAGATCAAGCATGGGAGTCAGATGGCTTTCAAATACCCGGATGATGGTTTGCCTGCGTTGCTGGTCCGGCACGAGGACGGGAGTTTCAGTGCCTTTTCCCAGAAGTGCCCGCACCTGGGTTGCCATGTTTTTTATGAAGAGCACAGCAAGAAGCTGGAATGCCCGTGCCATGAGGGCTTCTTTGATGCAAAAACCGGAGAGGTGCTTGCAGGGCCTCCCCAGCGTGGCCTTTCCAGAATTGACCTGGAAGTTCAGGATGGCAAAATCTACGCCATTGGTGGAGGTGGGGAATGA
- a CDS encoding glycoside hydrolase family 9 protein: MSKIRTLSLGLTALLSLGLVACNSTEVQNATHQVLRQADLYTAQVGTTNTWQGGYQAFVRFTNVSGEAAKSFKIKFKLNSAVTLGSVWNGTITGPDAQGYYTATSPDYLLYSPVGAGGTYELGFTANGSFTGAVASVSEVNGKPIGPVDSTPPTTPGTLTSGAVTHDSATLTWTASTDNVGVAKYEVYRGNTLLTSVAGNLTTSKLTGLTPETAYTLKLRAVDAAGNASPYSNTVTFTTTKAPVDTTAPTVPSSLRATDATTTTLTVAWNASTDNVGVSKYEVYLNNVLAGTVGGSTLSYQVTGLTKNTAYSFKVRALDAAGNASAFSTVLTASTLATDPQPVVGQNPCARFPLSKVFTGPSVGTPSTGKFNYGEALQKAILFYEAQQAGPLPTWNRVSWRSDSSMQDAITGGWYDAGDHVKFGFPMAASATLLAWSAIDFKAGYEKVGQSGHIKNNLRFVMDYFLQAHVAPSKLAGQVGNGSIDHAYWAAPETLDTRQAGQRPTYYIDESKPGSDLAGETAAALAAGSMVFKDSDPTYAATLLNHAKQLYAFADQYRGKYSSSITDASGYYNSWSGYQDELVWGAAWLYRATGDTTYLNKAKTEYNNLGKEGQTSYRPYKWTHGWDDKTYGSYVLMYQLTRDPIYQADAERWLDYWTVGFNGEKIRYVGKLAWLDQWGSLRYAANTAMVAMIYSDSISDATKKARYKNFAIDQINYMLGDNPNSRSYVVGFGVNPPKNPHHRGAHGTWADNLQGPPAQSRHTLTGALVGGPDSSGNYTDDRGNYITNEVATDYNAGFTGALARMAQEFGGQSLANFPAVEQPDGPEFFVGTKLNASGDRFTEIAGWATNKSAWPACPTSNVSFRYFVNLSEGFARGFKLSDYVVTIRGGTASGLQLWNSTQNIYFVDVTVPGTIYPGGQQYFRKEVQFRIGLADSINAPAGSWDPTNDPSYAGVTSVMGSEEKPNENVPFFEKGVLVYGKQPAK, from the coding sequence ATGTCCAAGATCCGCACCCTGTCTCTGGGCCTCACCGCCCTGCTCAGCCTCGGGCTGGTGGCCTGCAACAGCACAGAAGTCCAGAACGCCACCCATCAGGTTCTCCGTCAGGCCGACCTCTACACTGCCCAGGTGGGCACCACCAACACCTGGCAGGGGGGTTATCAGGCTTTCGTTCGTTTCACCAACGTTTCGGGTGAGGCCGCAAAGTCCTTCAAGATCAAGTTCAAGCTGAATTCTGCAGTGACGCTGGGCTCGGTGTGGAACGGGACCATCACAGGTCCCGATGCCCAGGGGTATTACACCGCCACCTCGCCGGATTACCTGCTGTACAGTCCGGTGGGGGCTGGGGGCACCTATGAACTCGGGTTCACCGCAAACGGGTCTTTCACCGGAGCTGTGGCCTCTGTGTCCGAGGTGAACGGCAAACCCATCGGGCCTGTGGACAGCACCCCTCCAACCACACCCGGAACCCTGACCTCGGGTGCTGTGACCCACGACAGTGCCACCCTGACCTGGACGGCCTCCACGGACAATGTGGGTGTGGCAAAGTACGAGGTCTACAGGGGCAACACTTTGCTCACCTCGGTGGCCGGGAACCTCACCACCAGCAAACTCACCGGACTCACCCCTGAAACGGCCTACACCCTGAAACTCCGTGCAGTGGACGCTGCCGGAAACGCCTCTCCCTACAGCAACACCGTGACCTTCACCACCACCAAAGCCCCGGTGGACACCACGGCCCCCACCGTGCCTTCCAGCCTGAGGGCCACCGACGCCACCACCACGACCCTGACCGTGGCCTGGAATGCCTCCACGGACAATGTGGGCGTGAGCAAATACGAGGTGTACCTCAACAATGTGCTCGCTGGAACCGTCGGTGGCAGCACCCTCAGTTATCAGGTCACAGGGCTCACAAAAAACACCGCTTACAGTTTCAAGGTGCGTGCCCTGGACGCTGCAGGCAATGCCTCGGCGTTCAGCACGGTCCTGACGGCAAGCACCCTCGCCACCGATCCGCAGCCGGTGGTCGGCCAGAACCCCTGCGCAAGGTTCCCTCTCAGCAAGGTCTTCACTGGGCCCTCGGTGGGCACCCCCTCCACAGGGAAATTCAATTACGGTGAGGCCCTGCAGAAAGCCATCCTCTTTTATGAAGCCCAGCAGGCAGGGCCTCTGCCCACATGGAACCGGGTGTCCTGGCGTTCGGACAGCAGCATGCAAGACGCCATCACCGGAGGCTGGTACGACGCGGGAGACCATGTGAAATTTGGCTTCCCGATGGCCGCGAGTGCCACACTGCTCGCCTGGAGTGCCATTGACTTCAAGGCCGGGTATGAGAAAGTGGGCCAGAGTGGACACATCAAAAACAACCTGCGTTTCGTGATGGATTACTTCCTGCAGGCACATGTGGCCCCCAGCAAACTGGCCGGGCAGGTGGGGAACGGCAGCATCGACCACGCCTACTGGGCCGCCCCGGAAACCCTGGACACCCGGCAGGCCGGACAGCGGCCCACCTATTACATTGACGAGAGCAAACCGGGATCGGATCTGGCAGGCGAAACTGCTGCGGCCCTCGCTGCGGGAAGCATGGTCTTCAAGGACAGTGACCCCACCTACGCCGCCACCCTTTTGAACCACGCGAAACAGCTGTATGCCTTTGCTGACCAGTACCGGGGCAAGTACAGCAGTTCGATCACTGACGCCTCCGGGTATTACAACTCCTGGAGCGGTTATCAGGATGAACTGGTGTGGGGCGCAGCATGGCTCTACCGGGCCACCGGAGACACCACCTACCTGAACAAGGCAAAAACAGAGTACAACAACCTCGGAAAAGAAGGCCAGACCAGTTACCGCCCCTACAAGTGGACGCACGGCTGGGACGACAAAACTTACGGAAGCTACGTCCTGATGTACCAGCTCACCAGAGACCCCATCTACCAGGCGGATGCAGAGCGCTGGCTGGACTACTGGACCGTGGGCTTCAATGGCGAGAAGATCAGGTACGTGGGCAAACTCGCGTGGCTTGACCAATGGGGTTCCCTGCGCTACGCGGCCAACACTGCCATGGTCGCCATGATCTACAGCGACAGCATTTCGGATGCCACAAAGAAAGCCCGCTACAAGAATTTCGCCATCGACCAGATCAATTACATGCTTGGAGACAACCCCAACAGCCGTTCCTACGTGGTCGGGTTTGGCGTGAACCCCCCGAAAAATCCGCACCACCGGGGTGCACACGGCACCTGGGCCGACAACCTGCAAGGACCACCTGCACAGAGCCGACACACCCTCACCGGAGCCCTGGTCGGTGGACCGGACTCCAGCGGCAATTACACCGATGACCGGGGCAATTACATCACCAATGAGGTGGCCACCGATTACAACGCAGGTTTCACCGGAGCCCTGGCCCGCATGGCCCAGGAATTCGGCGGGCAGTCCCTGGCAAACTTCCCTGCCGTGGAACAACCCGATGGCCCGGAATTCTTTGTGGGCACCAAACTGAACGCCTCGGGAGACAGATTCACCGAGATCGCAGGGTGGGCCACCAACAAGTCCGCCTGGCCTGCCTGCCCGACCAGCAATGTGTCCTTCCGTTACTTCGTGAACCTCTCGGAAGGTTTTGCCAGAGGATTCAAGCTGTCGGATTACGTGGTCACCATCCGCGGAGGGACAGCATCCGGCCTGCAGCTCTGGAACAGCACCCAGAACATTTACTTCGTGGATGTGACGGTCCCCGGCACCATCTACCCTGGCGGGCAGCAGTATTTCCGCAAAGAAGTGCAGTTCCGCATTGGTCTGGCGGATTCCATCAACGCTCCAGCAGGCTCCTGGGACCCCACCAATGATCCCTCCTACGCGGGCGTCACCAGTGTGATGGGCTCAGAGGAGAAACCCAACGAGAACGTGCCCTTCTTCGAGAAAGGCGTGCTGGTCTACGGCAAGCAACCTGCGAAATAA
- a CDS encoding 4Fe-4S dicluster domain-containing protein, translated as MTLRNAIDQRFFVDPIRCIGCKSCMQACSECATHRGKPMIHLEFVERGFSTQTVPMVCMHCENPTCAKVCPADAIKRTEDQIVQSSLKERCIGCKNCVLACPFGVPRYYPEIDQMLKCDMCYDRTSVGLKPMCATVCPSEALFYGTLEEFESRRKGRPVNSFQFGEQEITTRVFLVLPEEEVSLRMDVIAHMDARFDSDAFDHIDPFGHLEPLPMQGGGV; from the coding sequence ATGACTTTGAGAAATGCCATTGACCAGCGTTTTTTTGTTGATCCCATCCGTTGCATCGGGTGCAAGAGCTGCATGCAGGCCTGCAGCGAATGCGCCACCCACCGTGGGAAACCCATGATCCACCTGGAATTCGTGGAACGGGGTTTTTCCACCCAGACGGTCCCGATGGTCTGCATGCACTGTGAGAATCCCACCTGCGCCAAAGTCTGCCCTGCAGATGCCATCAAGCGCACCGAAGACCAGATTGTGCAGTCTTCCCTGAAAGAGCGCTGCATTGGCTGCAAGAACTGCGTGCTGGCCTGCCCTTTCGGGGTGCCCCGCTACTACCCGGAAATTGACCAGATGCTCAAGTGCGACATGTGCTATGACCGCACCTCGGTGGGCTTGAAACCCATGTGCGCCACCGTGTGCCCCAGTGAGGCCCTCTTTTATGGAACTCTGGAGGAATTCGAGTCCAGACGCAAAGGCCGCCCGGTGAACTCCTTTCAGTTCGGAGAGCAGGAGATCACCACCCGGGTGTTTCTGGTGCTGCCTGAAGAAGAGGTGTCTTTGCGCATGGATGTGATTGCCCACATGGATGCCCGCTTTGACAGTGACGCTTTTGACCACATCGATCCTTTCGGGCACCTGGAGCCCCTTCCCATGCAAGGGGGCGGGGTGTGA
- a CDS encoding respiratory nitrate reductase subunit gamma gives MQTTPIQVQDSITVPLMDVTLDRRGVVAGVIFSVVLLVLVYFGSNQLRNFDGALAGYCFCTVFALFGIVYRYAVWLQRPATQQYWKRGWELFWKKGHRLQNTGRFFALAWEKLLEQRFIRRRSKERWLAHQLIFWGCVLAILVTFPLSFGWLHFASLPERPDHYYMVLFGMDLTFTAFAARSFIGWIYFHMLNIAAVLCIAGVILAVGRRMRDEAEITTQRFDNDMIPLILLFAVSVTGMMLTVSNMFMEGKFYYWITTTHAVTVMLWLLYLPFGKFFHIFQRIANVGVWFYKAAGEAGEKGKCARCGEEYISLMQQNDLKEILPPLGFNYQHEQAENWQNLCPSCRRKLMTLNQFRVTGREFM, from the coding sequence ATGCAGACCACCCCCATTCAGGTGCAGGACTCCATCACCGTTCCCCTGATGGATGTCACGCTGGACCGACGTGGCGTCGTTGCTGGAGTGATTTTCTCGGTTGTGCTGCTGGTGCTGGTGTATTTTGGTTCAAACCAGCTCCGCAACTTCGATGGTGCCCTCGCCGGGTACTGCTTCTGCACAGTTTTTGCCCTGTTCGGCATCGTCTACCGTTATGCTGTGTGGCTTCAGCGGCCTGCAACCCAGCAGTACTGGAAACGCGGATGGGAACTGTTCTGGAAGAAGGGTCACCGCCTGCAAAACACCGGGCGTTTCTTTGCCCTGGCCTGGGAGAAACTGCTGGAACAGCGTTTCATTCGCAGAAGGTCAAAAGAACGCTGGCTGGCCCACCAGCTCATTTTCTGGGGATGCGTCCTGGCGATTCTGGTGACCTTCCCCCTTTCTTTTGGCTGGCTGCACTTCGCAAGCCTTCCTGAGAGGCCCGATCACTACTACATGGTTTTGTTCGGGATGGACCTGACCTTCACCGCCTTTGCGGCCCGCAGTTTCATCGGCTGGATTTACTTTCACATGCTCAACATCGCCGCTGTGCTGTGCATTGCTGGAGTCATTCTGGCGGTGGGTCGCCGCATGCGGGATGAGGCCGAAATCACCACCCAGCGTTTCGACAACGACATGATTCCCTTGATCCTGCTGTTCGCAGTCAGCGTGACCGGCATGATGCTGACGGTCTCCAACATGTTCATGGAGGGAAAGTTTTACTACTGGATCACCACCACCCACGCCGTGACCGTGATGCTGTGGCTGTTGTACCTCCCTTTCGGCAAGTTCTTCCACATCTTCCAGCGCATTGCCAACGTTGGCGTGTGGTTCTACAAGGCTGCCGGGGAAGCTGGAGAAAAAGGCAAATGTGCCCGTTGTGGTGAGGAATACATCAGCCTGATGCAGCAAAACGACCTCAAGGAAATCCTGCCCCCTCTGGGTTTCAATTATCAGCATGAACAGGCCGAGAACTGGCAGAACCTGTGCCCGTCCTGCCGCAGAAAACTGATGACCCTCAATCAATTCCGGGTGACCGGACGCGAATTCATGTGA
- a CDS encoding molybdopterin oxidoreductase family protein: MSDLPLSRQELLEQFGPTLRYRPPGGFDQQDDYEKLVPTHCCFCGQQCGIHLKVKDNAVVGFEPRTDFPFNKGKLCPKGVKRYLQGSHPDRLLHPMKRTEKGFVRISWDQALEETVSKIREIQDRYGRDSFAMLSGVSLNNEKSYLVGKFARLALQTANLDYNGRLCMVSAGAANKKAYGIDRASSSWEDIAKAKVIFVIGTNIAECFPITTDYIWRARDNGAKLIYADPRMVPMARTADLYLPLRPGSDSALLMAMLHVIIRDGLTDQKFISEHTVDFEKAAAEVKDATPEWAAKITGVPAEQIEKAARWYGEAETGMILHARGLEHQVNGVKNVLCCANLALATGKIGREGCGHSTITGQGNGQGGREHGHKCDQLPGARDIENPEHRAYIAKVWGCDESEIPRKGLSAQEIMNEIHAGNIKGLLSICFNPLVSLPDANFTREALGKLEHYTVIDFFLSETAQHADIVLPGSLHEEDEGTNTSCEGRVIKINQAIDPPGEAWQDWRILLDIAERLGRGKYFRYQNAQEIFNELRLASRGGTADYSGITWERVERENGVFWPCPQVSEKGKETLDASELDSLHPGIPRLFEGGQFYHMDKKARFTPTQWSESAEVVDSEYPVWLTTGRVISQYLSGTQTRRIGPLVDQYPHPRIEMHTRMARQLGIAEKEWVTLETRRGKITLRSMVVNTIRPDTVFVPYHWAGKQSINMLTQRALDPTSKIPEFKVSACKVRKATEDEIREAVEAESWTSHIERLPERYGLDDRRSELTR; encoded by the coding sequence ATGTCTGACCTTCCCCTGTCCCGACAAGAGTTGCTGGAGCAATTCGGTCCCACCCTCCGTTACCGCCCCCCGGGAGGCTTCGACCAGCAGGACGATTACGAAAAACTGGTTCCCACCCACTGCTGTTTCTGCGGGCAGCAGTGTGGCATCCACCTGAAAGTCAAGGACAATGCTGTGGTGGGCTTTGAACCCCGCACCGATTTTCCCTTCAACAAAGGCAAACTCTGCCCCAAAGGGGTGAAACGCTACCTGCAAGGTTCCCACCCGGACCGCCTGCTGCATCCCATGAAGCGCACCGAAAAAGGTTTTGTCAGGATCAGCTGGGACCAGGCCCTGGAAGAAACTGTAAGCAAAATCCGGGAGATTCAGGACAGGTACGGCAGAGACAGCTTTGCGATGCTTTCAGGTGTGAGCCTCAACAACGAAAAAAGCTACCTGGTTGGCAAATTTGCCCGCCTTGCCCTGCAGACCGCCAATCTGGACTACAACGGCAGGCTTTGCATGGTGAGCGCTGGAGCGGCCAACAAGAAAGCTTACGGCATTGACCGGGCTTCAAGTTCCTGGGAGGACATTGCAAAAGCCAAAGTGATCTTCGTGATCGGCACCAACATCGCCGAGTGCTTCCCGATCACCACCGATTACATCTGGCGGGCCAGAGACAACGGAGCAAAGCTGATCTACGCCGATCCGCGCATGGTCCCGATGGCTCGCACGGCAGACCTTTACCTGCCCCTGAGACCCGGCAGTGACAGTGCGCTCTTGATGGCGATGCTGCATGTGATCATCAGAGATGGCCTCACCGACCAGAAATTCATTTCAGAGCACACCGTGGATTTCGAAAAGGCAGCAGCGGAGGTCAAAGACGCCACCCCCGAGTGGGCCGCAAAAATCACCGGGGTCCCGGCAGAGCAGATCGAGAAAGCCGCCCGGTGGTACGGCGAGGCCGAAACCGGCATGATCCTGCATGCCAGAGGACTGGAGCATCAGGTGAACGGGGTGAAGAACGTGCTCTGCTGTGCCAACCTCGCACTGGCAACGGGAAAAATTGGTCGGGAAGGCTGCGGTCACAGCACCATCACCGGACAGGGCAACGGTCAGGGCGGCCGGGAGCACGGCCACAAGTGTGACCAGCTCCCCGGAGCCCGCGACATCGAAAACCCTGAGCACCGCGCGTACATCGCAAAAGTCTGGGGCTGCGATGAAAGTGAAATTCCCAGAAAAGGCCTCTCTGCGCAGGAAATCATGAATGAAATCCACGCCGGGAACATCAAAGGGCTGCTCTCGATCTGCTTCAATCCGCTGGTCAGCCTCCCTGATGCCAACTTCACCCGTGAAGCGCTGGGCAAACTGGAGCACTACACCGTGATTGATTTCTTCCTCTCCGAAACCGCCCAGCACGCCGACATCGTGCTTCCAGGCAGCCTCCACGAGGAAGACGAGGGCACCAACACCAGTTGTGAGGGGCGGGTCATCAAGATCAATCAGGCCATTGACCCCCCAGGAGAAGCATGGCAGGATTGGCGCATTTTGCTGGACATCGCAGAACGTCTGGGCAGAGGAAAATACTTCAGGTACCAGAACGCCCAGGAGATTTTCAACGAGTTGCGCCTCGCCTCCAGAGGGGGAACTGCAGATTACTCCGGCATCACCTGGGAGCGGGTGGAAAGGGAAAATGGGGTGTTCTGGCCGTGTCCGCAGGTCAGCGAGAAAGGCAAGGAGACCCTGGACGCCTCTGAACTGGACAGCCTGCACCCCGGCATTCCCAGGCTCTTTGAAGGGGGACAGTTCTACCACATGGACAAAAAGGCCCGATTCACGCCCACCCAATGGAGTGAGTCGGCAGAAGTGGTGGACAGTGAATACCCGGTGTGGCTCACCACCGGACGGGTGATCAGCCAGTACCTTTCTGGCACCCAGACCCGCAGAATCGGACCTCTGGTGGACCAGTACCCCCATCCCAGAATCGAGATGCACACCCGCATGGCCCGGCAACTCGGGATTGCCGAAAAAGAATGGGTGACGCTGGAAACCAGGCGGGGCAAAATCACCTTGAGGTCCATGGTGGTCAACACCATCCGCCCCGACACGGTGTTCGTGCCGTACCACTGGGCCGGCAAGCAGAGCATCAACATGCTCACGCAGCGTGCCCTGGACCCCACCAGCAAGATTCCCGAATTCAAGGTGAGTGCCTGCAAGGTGCGCAAAGCCACCGAAGACGAAATCCGGGAGGCCGTGGAGGCCGAAAGCTGGACCAGCCACATTGAAAGATTGCCGGAGCGTTACGGCCTCGATGACCGCAGAAGCGAACTGACCCGCTGA
- a CDS encoding MFS transporter gives MQTTNRNPSTYLQSWTPEDPQFWEGEGKSRAWRTLWITTFNLVLAFATWFMVSAIVTRLQGVGFNLTTEQLFWLTAMPGLAAGTLRIVHTFMIPRFGSRHTITWATLSLLIPVLGWGIAVQDPGTPYWVLLLLSFLAGLGGGNFSSFMPSTTLFFPKRLQGTALGIQAGIGNFGVSLAQFLTPWVVGVNLFWFAPGGYQNWTFARKTETIWLQNAAWVYIPFIVFGALLAWMLIRSVPLKAGASQLFTIFKEKHTWVMTSIYLMTFGVFSGLSSAFPLMIKTLYGGFENPPLPLAYAFYGPLIGSAVRVIFGMIADRTGGAILTTISGTGMLASAIFTSFYVTPESMAEFPYFVGGMLAIFFFSGIGNASTFRQMPVIFPPTQAAGVIGWTAAIAAYGPFIVSMLINLSNSLSGSPVAFFYLMSLFFVINIFFNWYFYGRRGAERPS, from the coding sequence ATGCAGACCACCAACCGAAACCCCAGCACCTATCTGCAGTCCTGGACGCCTGAAGATCCGCAGTTCTGGGAGGGCGAAGGCAAATCCAGGGCGTGGCGCACCCTGTGGATCACCACCTTCAATCTGGTGCTCGCCTTTGCCACCTGGTTCATGGTGTCGGCCATCGTGACCCGCTTGCAGGGGGTTGGATTCAACCTGACCACCGAACAACTGTTCTGGCTCACCGCCATGCCTGGCCTTGCTGCGGGCACCCTGCGCATTGTGCACACCTTCATGATTCCCCGTTTCGGTTCAAGGCACACCATCACCTGGGCAACCCTGAGCCTGCTCATTCCGGTGCTGGGCTGGGGCATTGCCGTGCAGGACCCCGGAACGCCATATTGGGTGCTGCTGTTGCTGTCCTTCCTGGCGGGTCTGGGTGGAGGCAATTTTTCGAGTTTCATGCCCTCCACCACCCTGTTTTTTCCCAAAAGGCTGCAGGGGACAGCGCTGGGCATTCAGGCCGGGATTGGCAACTTCGGGGTATCGCTGGCCCAGTTCCTGACCCCCTGGGTGGTCGGGGTGAACCTGTTCTGGTTTGCCCCTGGAGGATACCAGAACTGGACTTTTGCCCGGAAAACCGAGACGATCTGGCTGCAGAATGCCGCCTGGGTCTACATTCCTTTCATTGTGTTCGGTGCACTGCTCGCCTGGATGCTGATTCGCAGCGTGCCCCTGAAAGCTGGAGCCTCGCAGCTTTTCACCATCTTCAAGGAGAAACACACCTGGGTGATGACCAGCATCTACCTGATGACCTTCGGGGTGTTTTCGGGCCTGTCGAGCGCTTTTCCCCTGATGATCAAAACCCTTTATGGTGGTTTTGAGAACCCTCCCCTTCCTCTTGCGTATGCTTTTTACGGTCCCCTGATTGGCAGTGCAGTGCGGGTGATTTTTGGGATGATTGCAGACAGAACAGGTGGGGCCATCCTCACCACCATTTCGGGAACAGGGATGCTGGCCAGTGCAATTTTCACCAGTTTCTACGTGACCCCTGAGAGCATGGCAGAATTCCCTTATTTTGTGGGTGGCATGCTGGCCATTTTCTTCTTCTCCGGGATTGGCAATGCCTCCACGTTCCGCCAGATGCCCGTCATCTTTCCTCCCACTCAGGCTGCAGGGGTGATCGGGTGGACGGCTGCCATTGCTGCATATGGACCTTTCATTGTCTCCATGCTGATCAACCTCTCCAACAGCCTCTCAGGAAGCCCGGTGGCGTTTTTTTACCTGATGTCGTTGTTTTTCGTCATCAACATCTTTTTCAACTGGTATTTTTATGGTCGCAGGGGGGCCGAGCGTCCCAGTTGA
- a CDS encoding DUF6755 family protein, with protein sequence MRGRSQQKGVMLDLALSFILVLWSIQLFLLITALDAYLGGDTDILWPLALSSLVLAFINVKLVSMVRQ encoded by the coding sequence ATGAGGGGGCGCAGCCAGCAGAAAGGGGTGATGCTGGACCTTGCCCTGTCTTTCATTCTGGTGCTGTGGTCGATTCAGCTTTTCCTCCTGATCACCGCTCTCGATGCTTACCTGGGGGGGGACACCGACATCCTGTGGCCGCTTGCCCTTTCATCTCTGGTGCTGGCTTTCATCAATGTGAAACTGGTCAGCATGGTGCGCCAGTAG
- a CDS encoding haloalkane dehalogenase produces MPEIQVLDSTLFYQDAGAGTPVVFLHGSPVSSHLWRNVLPQIQNARTLALDLIGMGKSGKPDLPYRFADHARYLDAWMDALQLENIILVGIDWGGALAFDWARRHSEKTRGIVFMETILKPMTWEEFPPAAKTRFEAIRTPGKGEKMIMEDLQYLETALTATVLTPLAPEDFQAYLQPFLTPPSRRPLLEWPRAMPLEGEPQDVIERIKAYNHWLKHSIDVPKLLLTFEGSPTLMVTPQLVEWCRENISHLEIQHCGPAGHLAPEDQPEAIAAAINGWMKRNSLWT; encoded by the coding sequence ATGCCCGAAATTCAGGTCCTTGATTCCACCCTTTTCTACCAGGATGCAGGTGCAGGGACCCCGGTGGTCTTTCTGCACGGCAGCCCCGTTTCCTCCCACCTGTGGCGCAATGTTCTGCCCCAGATCCAGAACGCGAGAACCCTTGCCCTGGACCTGATCGGCATGGGGAAATCTGGCAAACCCGACCTCCCCTACCGGTTTGCTGACCACGCCCGTTACCTGGATGCCTGGATGGATGCCCTGCAACTTGAAAACATCATTCTGGTGGGCATCGACTGGGGAGGGGCACTGGCTTTCGACTGGGCCAGGCGTCACAGTGAAAAAACCAGAGGCATCGTCTTCATGGAAACCATCCTGAAACCCATGACCTGGGAGGAATTCCCTCCTGCAGCGAAAACACGCTTTGAAGCCATCCGCACCCCTGGAAAGGGCGAAAAAATGATCATGGAGGACCTGCAGTATCTGGAGACCGCACTCACAGCAACGGTGCTCACCCCTCTTGCTCCAGAAGATTTTCAGGCGTACCTGCAGCCCTTCCTGACCCCGCCAAGCCGCCGTCCCCTGCTGGAATGGCCCAGAGCAATGCCTCTGGAAGGTGAACCCCAGGACGTGATCGAGCGCATTAAAGCCTACAACCACTGGCTGAAACACAGCATAGACGTACCCAAACTGCTGCTGACCTTTGAAGGCTCTCCCACCCTGATGGTGACTCCGCAACTGGTGGAATGGTGCAGAGAAAACATCAGCCATCTGGAAATCCAGCACTGTGGACCTGCAGGACACCTTGCCCCGGAAGACCAGCCTGAAGCCATTGCGGCTGCCATCAATGGATGGATGAAACGAAACTCCCTTTGGACCTGA
- a CDS encoding MarR family winged helix-turn-helix transcriptional regulator has product MSESPDLPSSIGVLLRLLNQNFSMHVGQALAEAGFGDLGQMHSNVFTFVPEEGIQVSELATLARVRKQTMAQAVEELEKRGYIERHPDPSDKRGRLVFLTEKGKQVRPTAMQAGEKVEAHWSELLGEKELEDLRRLLQTLLRKLSEEGPA; this is encoded by the coding sequence ATGTCTGAATCCCCTGACCTTCCCAGTTCCATCGGTGTGCTCCTCAGGCTCCTCAACCAGAACTTCTCCATGCACGTTGGGCAGGCCCTCGCAGAGGCCGGATTTGGCGACCTCGGCCAGATGCATTCCAATGTCTTCACCTTCGTGCCCGAAGAGGGCATTCAGGTCAGTGAACTTGCCACGCTCGCCCGGGTGCGCAAACAGACCATGGCACAGGCCGTGGAAGAGCTCGAAAAACGCGGCTACATTGAGCGTCACCCCGATCCCAGTGACAAAAGGGGCCGTCTGGTGTTCCTCACCGAAAAAGGCAAACAGGTGCGCCCCACCGCCATGCAGGCAGGTGAAAAGGTGGAGGCCCACTGGTCCGAACTTCTGGGTGAAAAAGAACTGGAGGACCTGCGAAGACTCCTGCAGACCCTCCTCAGAAAACTTTCAGAAGAGGGTCCTGCCTGA